A genomic region of Zea mays cultivar B73 chromosome 6, Zm-B73-REFERENCE-NAM-5.0, whole genome shotgun sequence contains the following coding sequences:
- the LOC100278073 gene encoding uncharacterized protein LOC100278073: MAGLQRSATTFRRSGSSGLVWDERFLTEAEAEAKAKAGGGAAAAEDPQPELRHSRSVGSIGMLLRGGDSDDGNKKAKEVEKARGGQQQRVFRTKDVAPDMDPPSPRVSGCILCAILGGGSGGGKARRRSKPKPKPKPKPKPRKDVATTAA; the protein is encoded by the coding sequence ATGGCGGGGCTACAGAGGTCGGCGACCACGTTCAGAAGGTCCGGGTCCTCGGGCCTGGTCTGGGACGAGCGGTTCCtgaccgaggccgaggccgaggcgaaggcgaaggccggcggtggcgccgccgccgccgaggacCCCCAGCCGGAGCTCCGGCACTCCAGGAGCGTCGGGAGCATCGGCATGCTGCTCCGTGGTGGAGACAGCGACGACGGCAATAAGAAGGCGAAGGAGGTGGAGAAGGCGCGCGGCGGGCAGCAGCAGCGGGTGTTCCGGACCAAGGACGTGGCCCCCGACATGGACCCGCCCTCGCCGAGGGTGTCCGGCTGCATCCTCTGCGCCATCCTGGGCGGGGGCTCTGGCGGCGGCAAGGCACGCCGCCGGTCCAAGCCCAAGCCCAAGCCCAAGCCTAAGCCTAAGCCCAGGAAGGATGTAGCGACGACGGCGGCGTAG
- the LOC103631294 gene encoding uncharacterized protein: MVDKDADGRITEEEVKEIITLSASANKLSKITDQAEEYARLIMEELDPGNLGYIELYNLEMLLLQAPSQSVRIGTTNSRYYYWFGPVTGPSCSGPPGKRVGSTRFFPVRAGFRHVSRHVGQHDPARSINRPCLARPYSYQAETGSDRVRVGWPVWTSIAPMHLPMPAGRCCSLDSKTPEIR, translated from the exons AT GGTGGACAAGGACGCCGACGGAAGGATCACCGAGGAGGAGGTCAAAGAG ATCATCACGCTGAGCGCGTCAGCGAACAAGCTTTCGAAGATCACGGATCAGGCGGAGGAGTACGCCCGGCTGATCATGGAGGAGCTGGACCCGGGGAACCTGGGCTACATCGAGCTGTACAACCTGGAGATGCTGCTCCTGCAGGCGCCGAGCCAGTCGGTGCGCATCGGCACCACCAACAGCCGGTACTACTATTGGTTCGGGCCAGTGACCGGTCCGTCATGTTCGGGCCCACCGGGTAAACGGGTCGGCTCGACACGATTTTTCCCTGTGCGTGCCGGTTTTAGGCATGTCTCTAGGCACGTGGGCCAGCACGACCCGGCCCGAAGCATCAACAGGCCGTGCCTGGCCCGACCCTATTCGTACCAGGCCGAAACGGGTTCGGACCGGGTCCGTGTCGggtggcccgtttggacatctatagctCCGATGCACCTGCCCATGCCAGCAGGTAGATGTTGTTCATTGGATTCCAAAACTCCAGAAATCCGCTGA